The Dioscorea cayenensis subsp. rotundata cultivar TDr96_F1 chromosome 18, TDr96_F1_v2_PseudoChromosome.rev07_lg8_w22 25.fasta, whole genome shotgun sequence genome includes the window tttttaatttattcgtGTGGCaaaaactctttttattttttgttaataatgtAATTAACAAAAACTCTTTGATTACTTAACAAAAACTTTTTAAGCAATAATGTAATTATACATAACTATGATTgaagaattttatatatatatatatatataaatgaaatatatttttatcagtGGGCTAGGGACTAGGGTGAAAATAACTACATAaattctctagttttttttttaaataaatatataatattatatcacAGTGTTCTCCTTCCTTATAATTCACAGTTAATCCCTCCCTCACAACCAAACAGAAAGAACCATGGACACACAATCcacacaaccaaacaacaagaacaagaacaagaaccacaTGAACAAAACCATAAGAAAAACCTTAACAATCCTCAACTGCCTCCTTCTCATGCTCGGCAACACCGGTGGCCCTTGCCTTTCCCGGCTCTACTTCAACCACGGCGGTCACCGGAATTGGCTTCTCAGCTTCCTCGAAACTGCCGGCTTTCCAATCCTCCTAATCCCTCTAATCATCTCCTACTACTATCGCCGCAGCTCCAACCCTTCAACAAGGGCTTACTTCACTACTCCACACATCTTCATCTCTTGCGCCGTCCTCGGCCTTCTCACTGGTCTTGATGACTTTCTCTATGCCTATGGTCTCTCCTTCCTTCCAGTCTCCACCTCCTCATTACTCCTAGCTTCTCATCTTGTCTTCACTGCAGTCTTTGCATTCTTTATAGTGAAACAAAAGTTCACACCATTTTCTCTCAATGCAGTTGCACTGTTAACTGTTGGATCAGTAATATTAGGGTTACATAGGAACAGTGATAGACCAGCAAATGTTACAAATAAGAAGTATATCATGGGGTTTATCTTGACTCTTGGAACTGCTGCTTTGTATGGTCTTGTGCTTCCTTTGATTGAGCTCACTTATATGAAGGCTAAGCAGGTTGTTACTTACACTCTTGTCATGGAGATGCAGGTTATCATGGGTTTCTTTGCCACTCTTTTCTGTGTTGTTGGCATGCTCATCAACCATGACTTTCAggttagatatttttatttatttattttattatgtttttttttttaaatgggaaAAGTTTTGAGCCAGTGAAGTCACTTTCAAGAATGTGATGCACTGGCCACTGAGATAAAGTAGTCTGAACTGTTTTTAGCTTTGTTAGGCTTTTGTCCTTGATTGCCTATTATTGTACCCTTGGCCTTAGAGAACCATTTGAATATGGAATGAGACTATAAAAATGATAGACATTTTCAAAATGAAACAGGGGCAAAAGAAAaaagtatttttcttttttaagtttttagtttttattgtaTGTCTTTTAAGCACATGGCACAAGATGGACTTGTTTAGAATGAGTTCATGGCATGCATGTGCAATTGATTTAGTACATTGGCTTTCTTTTATAATTGCTGTCAACAAGCCTAATTGATGAAATGACcaaaataactttttaagaatattagttatatttgcttttataattattaagtaCTTCTGTAAACATGTAGAATTTAAATGTTCAACTAATTAGGGATGGAATCAATCCAAAGCTAGtaaaaaatttttagtttgtttaacattctgttttagtttttatcatGTTACCATATTGttctttttgattaattttatactttaaaattttcaacatgTTATCTCTACTTCCTCTTTTTGTTCATTAAGAGTTGCAATATATAGATTTGCCTAGTATCAATCTAGCTTGACCTTCTTATTACATTATATTTAGCTATTTATTTGCACTATAAAtcaatacatacatacatatataagtgTGCTCTTTTCATAGACAGATgaagtttattttattcatatatattttaacatgcATGAAATAAACactcatatatatgtatgattaATTTTCAGGAAATCCCAGAGGAAGCAAGGCAGTATGAGTTAGGGCCAGTGAGGTACTACATAGTGCTGATATGGTCATCAATTTTTTGGCAGTTCTTCTTCTTGGGAGCAGTAGGAGTGATCTTTTATGTGCACACATTGCTTGCAGCCATTATCATTGCTATATGCATCCCTATCACTCAAGTCCTTGGAGTTATCTTCTTCCATGAACCTTTCAGCAGTGAGAAAGGTGTGGCTGTTGTGCTCTCCTTGTGGGGCATGGCTTCTTATTCTTATGGTGATTATCTTCAGTCTAAGCAAAAGGATGTTGCTCATGATCAAGTGGTTGGAGAAAGATCAGATCAAGTTATTGAACTTGGAGATGATATTAATGTTGCTtagattataaatttataattatgttctttctttgtgtgtgtttattaaTTAGTAAAGGAATTCTACCAtacttataaattaaaattatattatttaaaatataaaacaggTAAGAGataaatgattagggtttttcttttaatttagtttCTATGTATAgtttttttcatgtaaaatcattaaaacataattatatgtcaattgtatatacatttaaaatagAGATATTATTGCCATAGTTTAATCTTTGAGAATTCTAGTATTTGATTTGCAaagtcttttataatttttttaagcaataaaaaaaaagaaaataccgTTTTTTTTATAAGTGGCGAGACAACATCTCCTCTACAATTCGAGGTCTCAAAccaattatttttataggaatatTTCTTTGAAAGAATTACTAAATTTAtagtaaattttcttttttaataagcTATTATTCATACATAATTACTCTTAAACTAAACAGGTGGAATTACATTCAGAATTAGTTAGTTTTATGTAATACTATTTTCCAAGGGAAAacttaaaaacaataacatcatatttttcacatttattatgttatatctgttaacaaaaacaatatatttatattatgcatAATTGCATACAATTGGTATCTTAAAGACTAGATAACAATAACCAAAGCCCAACACACATTGTTATAATTTAAGAAGTGATTTGCTGAAATAggaacaaatcaaacaaaaaaagccTTAagtaaaaaaaccctaattaaatAAACACTTATCAAGAGTTCAAATTAAGCAGTACCCTTTGGTAATTCCAGCACTGAAACTGCAAGCTgctgctgcttcttcttcttcttcttttttgccTTCAACTCTCCatagaaataagaaacaaaacccCAAAGAAAGAGTGCTAGGGAAATACCCTTTCCACTATTGAACTCTTcatggaagaagatgatggcGAAAACCTCAGTCACTGGGATAAGCACCATCAAGAAGATTCCAGTGACCAGTGCCGATGTGTAGTGGATTGCCCCGATAATACCTAAGAAACAGAACTGCCATAGAATTGCAGACCATACTAGCACTTGATAGTAGTTAAACTCACCTAAGCCAAATGCCTTGCCTTCTCTGGGAATGACCTGAATGCATCCACAAGAAGTTCATTcatgcattaattaaaaaacaatggaTGAATAAATATGGTTGATTAGTCATCAGTTGAAATAAACCCTAATGATGCATGTGTTCTTCACAtccatatatgcatgcatgacaaGTTCATTCATTCatgcattaattaatgaataaacaTATATGCATGGTTGATTAGTTATTGAAATAAACCCTAATGATGCATGCTTGCATGCGTGCATGAATGAGAAGTTCATTCATTCATgcattaattaacaaataatgaataaacaTATATGATTGATTAGTTATCAGTTGAAACAAACACTAATGATGCATGTGTTTCTTTGCAAGAGAATAACAATAGTTCGCATATATTAAAGGTATAAGGGTAATTATGTTTTGTACATAAATATTATGTAatgacatttatatatttagttaaCATAAACTATTAgaagttattattattctattattatAATGAAAGGGATATGAGATGGCCATCACAAAATGGAAGTAAAAGTAATTGATGAATAAGTGAGAACAAAAGGAAACctaatatatattgatttggTTGATTATAATCTTAAACATTATGTATACTATTtgatatttagttatttatatgAGTTGGCTTCTAAGTAGTAGCCCAATTCAATTCAAAGGACCATGAGGTCTTGagtttggaatatatatatatatatatatatataagaaattacaaaaaacttagggtctatataaatatatgaaagcgactaaattcaataattttaaacGTATGACAAGCTTGTCCAACTAATTGGTTTAATTGCAGTCATTTCCTTAATTAGTACTTGAGTAAGTTTGATGacatttatttatcatatagaTAGATGGATACCTCAAGAATAAACTAATCATTGAAAACAAgcaaatttcattaattataacACCAACCATTTCACTCTTCctattcatttattaaaaacatatataagccATCAGAAATGAGAAGTAATTACTAGCTAGCTACATTTCTgacttatttaatatttgtacgttttaataaaaatgaaattaagatCATTGACTATTTATAAATTGGTTTCTATTAtgaaatatttctttaattatttttatatgatcaAACTATTTTCTGTGAAAATGATATTGTAGTTGCCCCATAATTACTCAATTAAGTACTTACAAAACTAAACAGTCTAAACAGCATTTTAAAAGTCATTTAGgtataaataatacaaactgtttttaaaaactaattaaccAGCCTTTAAAAAAGCCATTTGGCACTAAATCTAAATGATAGTGTTTTGActtttcttaaagaaattaaaacaaccaAACATATAAATTAGTTCCAGATAGACCtactatatattatatttttaagagaCGTTTAACTTTTAAAGACCATTTAATTTGGTATTTATTGGGCGTGGCAGAGTCTTTTCAacaaaaaagtatatataaaaatttattaaatggtATTCTATCAAGAGATAAATAATAGAGAAAGTGACAAAGCAAGAGATACCTGAAAATCCTTGGCAATGAACATGCCAACAGTGCAAAAGGCAGTGGCAAAGACTCCCATAACAAGTTGCATTTCCATAACAAGTGTGTAAGTGATTGCCTGGTTTGCCTTTGTGTAAGTGAGTTCAACCACTGGAAGaacaaaagcatacaaaatAGCAGCACCAAGTGTCATAAAAAACCCTTCAAAGTATTCTCCTTTAGACTCCCCTTCTGGCCTATCTCCATCTGAATTCAATCCCAATATCAATGCTCCAAAACTCAGCAAAGCCACAGCATTAATAGAACAAGCAGTGAA containing:
- the LOC120281677 gene encoding purine permease 3-like → MDTQSTQPNNKNKNKNHMNKTIRKTLTILNCLLLMLGNTGGPCLSRLYFNHGGHRNWLLSFLETAGFPILLIPLIISYYYRRSSNPSTRAYFTTPHIFISCAVLGLLTGLDDFLYAYGLSFLPVSTSSLLLASHLVFTAVFAFFIVKQKFTPFSLNAVALLTVGSVILGLHRNSDRPANVTNKKYIMGFILTLGTAALYGLVLPLIELTYMKAKQVVTYTLVMEMQVIMGFFATLFCVVGMLINHDFQEIPEEARQYELGPVRYYIVLIWSSIFWQFFFLGAVGVIFYVHTLLAAIIIAICIPITQVLGVIFFHEPFSSEKGVAVVLSLWGMASYSYGDYLQSKQKDVAHDQVVGERSDQVIELGDDINVA
- the LOC120281786 gene encoding purine permease 3-like, with the translated sequence MKEIEAQQHQEQEAQHEQEVQVSKTLRRVVLTVNFIMMFLGCTASPLLLRLYFVRGGHRIWLSSWIQTAGFPIVFIPLIISYYHRRKTDKHAKPYLITQNLFLSSLGLGILIGIDNLLYAYGVSYLPISTSSILISTQLGFTALFAFFIVKQKFTACSINAVALLSFGALILGLNSDGDRPEGESKGEYFEGFFMTLGAAILYAFVLPVVELTYTKANQAITYTLVMEMQLVMGVFATAFCTVGMFIAKDFQVIPREGKAFGLGEFNYYQVLVWSAILWQFCFLGIIGAIHYTSALVTGIFLMVLIPVTEVFAIIFFHEEFNSGKGISLALFLWGFVSYFYGELKAKKKKKKKQQQLAVSVLELPKGTA